One region of Termitidicoccus mucosus genomic DNA includes:
- a CDS encoding metal-sulfur cluster assembly factor, which produces MNPSSINPLPEPTPASSSASVPVPRPLADALRDAFRSVYDPEFGVSVEDLGLIYDIRVDSGGRAMIEMTLTSMYCPAGEVILAGVQAAARAVPGVTDVEVSLVWTPAWTPDRLSAEARRQLGWGGTSLQG; this is translated from the coding sequence ATGAATCCGTCCTCCATCAATCCCTTGCCTGAACCGACACCCGCGTCATCGTCCGCATCAGTCCCGGTCCCGCGACCGCTCGCCGATGCGCTGCGCGACGCTTTCCGGAGTGTGTATGACCCCGAATTCGGCGTGAGCGTCGAGGATCTTGGCCTGATCTACGACATCCGCGTGGATTCCGGCGGGCGGGCCATGATCGAAATGACGCTCACTTCCATGTATTGCCCGGCGGGTGAAGTGATTCTGGCCGGAGTGCAGGCCGCCGCCAGAGCCGTGCCGGGAGTGACAGATGTCGAAGTATCGCTGGTGTGGACTCCGGCTTGGACCCCCGACCGCCTGAGTGCCGAGGCGCGACGCCAGCTTGGGTGGGGCGGAACATCCCTCCAAGGATAA
- a CDS encoding DUF2249 domain-containing protein, with product MSDPTQTNSNTDDTTATADLTRFDVRSIPCRVKHAQIFKRWSDLPVGEYFVLVNDHDPVPLYYQFAAQFPGAFSWEYLVTEQDEFQVKITRLAPSPAGSVIPPPPGAPVCSHDREDDHAAGAAETALVVDARGLEPPEPMMRILEAVESLAPGAELAALTDRQPIHLYPELDTRGVAHTSEQQQDGSWRTTLRRL from the coding sequence ATGAGCGATCCAACACAAACCAACAGCAACACCGACGACACCACCGCCACGGCGGACCTGACGCGCTTCGACGTGCGCAGCATTCCCTGCCGCGTGAAACACGCGCAGATTTTCAAGCGCTGGTCCGATCTGCCGGTCGGCGAGTATTTCGTGCTCGTGAACGATCACGATCCCGTGCCGCTCTACTACCAGTTCGCGGCGCAGTTTCCCGGCGCTTTTTCCTGGGAATACCTCGTGACGGAGCAGGACGAGTTTCAGGTGAAAATCACCCGGCTGGCCCCCTCGCCTGCCGGCTCGGTGATCCCGCCGCCGCCGGGCGCGCCGGTCTGCTCGCACGACCGGGAGGACGATCACGCCGCCGGGGCGGCGGAGACCGCGCTTGTCGTGGATGCCCGCGGCCTGGAGCCGCCTGAGCCGATGATGCGAATCCTGGAGGCGGTCGAATCGCTCGCACCGGGCGCGGAGCTGGCGGCACTCACCGATCGCCAGCCCATTCATCTGTATCCTGAATTGGATACAAGAGGAGTGGCGCACACGAGCGAACAGCAGCAGGACGGAAGCTGGCGGACGACGCTCCGGCGCTTGTGA
- a CDS encoding SCO family protein, with product MSTRFLFFLFAGLPVCAWALLSGSGTLFAAREKERERVFDVTGIVRARLDDGQLVIAHDEIPGYMGAMTMAFTPAGPEEAAGVAVNDRVRFRLRVNGGRSRAEAFVVTGRAAAPGKPATSSQGGARRGRLREGDAVPAFSLFDERGQPLTAEALRGRLTIVTFIFTRCPVPEYCPAISRKFDQLQPAVRKGLPAESAAKVRLLSITLDPEFDRPDILKAYGEAMGADPAIWNFATGEKAEIDALVKAFAVYRENNGVTLDHTLATALIGPDGRVADIWRGNGWTVDEVIASLRKAANVTGR from the coding sequence ATGTCCACCCGATTCCTTTTTTTCCTTTTCGCCGGATTGCCGGTGTGCGCATGGGCGCTGTTGTCCGGGTCCGGCACGCTGTTTGCCGCGCGCGAAAAAGAACGCGAGCGCGTGTTCGATGTCACGGGTATCGTCCGCGCCAGGCTCGATGACGGACAACTGGTCATCGCCCACGACGAAATCCCCGGCTACATGGGGGCGATGACGATGGCGTTCACTCCGGCCGGTCCGGAGGAGGCGGCCGGAGTGGCGGTGAACGACCGCGTGCGGTTTCGCCTGCGGGTGAACGGCGGGCGGTCGCGGGCGGAAGCGTTTGTCGTGACCGGACGCGCCGCCGCACCGGGGAAGCCGGCAACCTCGTCGCAAGGCGGCGCGCGGCGCGGGCGGCTGCGCGAGGGCGATGCCGTGCCGGCATTTTCGCTGTTCGACGAACGCGGGCAGCCTCTCACGGCGGAGGCGCTGCGGGGGCGCCTCACTATCGTGACGTTTATTTTTACGCGGTGCCCGGTGCCGGAATATTGCCCGGCGATCTCGCGCAAATTCGACCAGCTCCAGCCGGCGGTGCGGAAAGGATTGCCGGCGGAATCCGCCGCGAAGGTGCGCCTGCTGTCCATCACGCTCGATCCGGAATTTGACCGGCCCGACATCCTGAAAGCCTACGGCGAGGCGATGGGCGCGGACCCGGCGATCTGGAATTTCGCCACGGGTGAAAAGGCGGAAATCGACGCACTGGTGAAGGCGTTTGCCGTGTATCGGGAAAACAACGGCGTGACGCTCGACCACACGCTGGCCACGGCGCTGATCGGGCCGGACGGCAGGGTGGCGGACATCTGGCGCGGCAACGGCTGGACGGTGGACGAGGTCATCGCGAGCTTGAGAAAAGCGGCGAACGTCACGGGGCGTTGA
- a CDS encoding c-type cytochrome translates to MPFLTRLTLGLLVIPVALFAWVPAVVLQRHLYPPAPAVAANEAPLPADPLLRGKRIFAQTCAACHQPDGRGMPGVFPPLAGSDYLLSDPVRAVRIVLRGLSGPVTVNGAEYNSAMPPLPLSDADAADVLTWVLQAWDNNGPAVSVETVARIRAEEPSP, encoded by the coding sequence ATGCCTTTTCTCACCCGCCTGACCCTGGGGCTGCTTGTCATTCCGGTGGCGCTGTTCGCATGGGTTCCCGCGGTGGTGCTGCAACGGCATCTTTATCCTCCCGCACCTGCCGTCGCCGCAAACGAAGCGCCCCTTCCGGCCGACCCGTTGCTGCGCGGCAAGCGCATCTTCGCGCAGACCTGCGCCGCCTGTCACCAGCCCGACGGACGCGGCATGCCCGGGGTCTTCCCTCCGCTCGCCGGTTCCGATTACCTGCTGTCCGATCCCGTGCGCGCCGTGCGCATCGTCCTGCGCGGCCTCTCCGGTCCGGTCACCGTCAACGGCGCGGAATACAACAGCGCCATGCCGCCGCTGCCGCTCTCCGACGCCGACGCCGCGGACGTGCTCACTTGGGTGCTCCAGGCCTGGGACAACAACGGCCCGGCGGTTTCCGTCGAGACCGTCGCCCGCATCCGCGCCGAGGAGCCTTCCCCATGA
- a CDS encoding plastocyanin/azurin family copper-binding protein — translation MKTITHLSRLASVAAAGAVLLLLAGCGPSSNPPDSGKTASAASAPATGRPVEITGSDSMKFSLTEIRAKPGETLSITLKNVGTMPKFSMGHNFVVLAPGLDPATFVNDAAQAVKTDYVPAKYKSHILASTKLLGPGESDTVTFKTPVRSGRYPFVCSFPGHFQVGMKGELIVE, via the coding sequence ATGAAAACCATCACCCACCTCTCCCGCCTTGCTTCCGTCGCGGCCGCCGGCGCGGTTCTGCTGCTCCTCGCCGGCTGCGGCCCCTCTTCCAATCCTCCCGATTCCGGCAAGACCGCCTCCGCCGCTTCCGCGCCCGCCACCGGACGCCCCGTCGAAATCACCGGCAGCGACTCGATGAAGTTCAGCCTCACGGAAATCCGCGCCAAACCCGGCGAGACGCTTTCCATCACGCTCAAAAACGTCGGCACCATGCCGAAGTTTTCCATGGGGCACAACTTCGTCGTCCTCGCCCCCGGCCTCGATCCCGCCACCTTCGTCAACGATGCCGCCCAGGCCGTGAAGACCGACTACGTGCCGGCCAAATACAAAAGCCACATCCTCGCCTCCACCAAGCTCCTCGGCCCCGGCGAAAGCGACACCGTCACCTTCAAGACCCCCGTCCGGTCCGGGCGCTACCCGTTTGTCTGTTCCTTCCCCGGGCACTTCCAGGTCGGCATGAAAGGCGAACTCATCGTCGAATAA